A region of Streptomyces sp. NBC_01750 DNA encodes the following proteins:
- a CDS encoding winged helix-turn-helix transcriptional regulator, with product MSIPCTTGQHDDHDVFAAECPCRDVLDVLASKWSALAIGAMAEGPQRFGSLQRRLQGVSPKVLTSTLRKLELHGFVDRTVYPAVPLHVEYELTELGRGVAVPLGQLRGWVELHLDEIRSAGADEPARG from the coding sequence ATGTCCATTCCCTGTACGACGGGGCAGCACGACGATCACGATGTCTTCGCGGCGGAGTGCCCGTGCCGTGATGTCCTGGACGTCCTGGCCAGCAAGTGGTCGGCGCTGGCCATCGGTGCCATGGCGGAGGGCCCGCAGCGCTTCGGCTCGCTGCAGCGGCGGCTCCAGGGTGTCAGTCCCAAGGTGCTGACCAGCACCCTGCGCAAGCTGGAGCTCCACGGCTTCGTCGACCGAACTGTGTATCCGGCCGTGCCGCTGCATGTCGAGTACGAGCTGACGGAGCTGGGGCGCGGTGTCGCCGTGCCGCTGGGTCAGCTGCGCGGCTGGGTGGAGCTGCATCTCGACGAGATACGCTCCGCCGGGGCCGACGAGCCTGCCCGCGGCTGA
- a CDS encoding NADP-dependent oxidoreductase, with product MSSIQTMRAITQDSFGGPGVLRLAEVPRPEPLPTEVLVRVRSAGVNPVDWKTREGGGMAQVLGEPPFVLGWDVSGVVEEVGFGVHTLEVGDEVYGMPWFPRQAGAYAEYVTAPSRQFARKPAAVDHDHAAAVPLAALTAWQALADAARIEAGQRVLIHAAAGGVGHFAVQFAKHFGAHVIGTARAAKHDWLRSLGADELIDYTRVRFEEAVHDVDLVIDLVGDGQDSTSTRSLKTLRPGGTIVAVPSGVSPELLETASAQGLRAMPFLVEPDGTALTRIASLIDKGVVSVEVEDVLPLADAAEAHRRGEESRTRGKLVLRVTD from the coding sequence ATGAGCAGCATTCAGACCATGCGCGCGATCACCCAGGACAGCTTCGGCGGACCCGGGGTACTGCGACTCGCCGAGGTGCCGCGGCCCGAGCCCCTGCCCACCGAGGTGCTGGTGCGGGTGCGTTCCGCGGGTGTGAACCCGGTGGACTGGAAGACCCGCGAGGGCGGTGGCATGGCGCAGGTGCTGGGCGAGCCACCGTTCGTGCTCGGCTGGGACGTGTCCGGAGTCGTGGAGGAGGTCGGCTTCGGCGTCCACACGCTCGAGGTCGGCGACGAGGTGTACGGCATGCCCTGGTTCCCGCGCCAGGCCGGTGCGTACGCGGAGTATGTGACCGCGCCCTCGCGGCAGTTCGCACGCAAGCCCGCCGCCGTCGACCACGACCACGCCGCCGCGGTGCCACTGGCGGCGCTCACCGCCTGGCAGGCACTCGCCGACGCCGCGCGGATCGAGGCGGGACAGCGGGTGCTGATCCACGCGGCGGCCGGCGGCGTGGGGCACTTCGCCGTGCAGTTCGCCAAGCACTTCGGCGCGCACGTCATCGGCACCGCGCGGGCCGCCAAGCACGACTGGCTGCGCTCGCTCGGCGCCGACGAGCTGATCGACTACACCCGGGTCCGGTTCGAGGAGGCGGTGCATGACGTCGACCTCGTCATCGACCTCGTAGGCGACGGGCAGGACTCGACCAGCACCCGTTCGCTGAAGACCCTGCGCCCCGGCGGCACGATCGTCGCCGTGCCGTCGGGTGTCTCTCCCGAACTGCTGGAGACGGCCTCCGCACAAGGTCTGCGGGCGATGCCCTTCCTGGTGGAACCGGACGGCACGGCGCTGACCAGGATCGCGTCGCTGATCGACAAGGGCGTGGTGAGCGTCGAGGTCGAGGACGTGCTGCCGCTGGCGGACGCCGCCGAGGCGCACCGCCGGGGCGAGGAGAGCCGCACCCGCGGCAAGCTGGTACTGCGCGTCACCGACTGA
- a CDS encoding DUF2000 family protein — translation MSRPRCWVERCPVRCSRSAGAVRRGENAAACLAAAVGEALPDLLGGHGHDGSGIVHPGLPRSGCLVLAADAATLHALREKTAGVAGPGDCSPDRPAASMGLCLCSRAGYGEAVRSAGR, via the coding sequence GTGAGCCGGCCGCGCTGCTGGGTGGAACGCTGCCCGGTGCGCTGCTCGCGGTCGGCGGGTGCGGTGCGGCGCGGTGAGAACGCCGCGGCATGCCTGGCCGCGGCCGTCGGCGAGGCCCTCCCGGACCTGCTCGGCGGCCACGGACATGACGGCTCGGGCATCGTCCACCCGGGCCTGCCCCGGTCTGGCTGCCTGGTGCTCGCCGCCGACGCGGCGACCCTCCACGCGCTGCGTGAGAAGACCGCCGGTGTCGCCGGTCCGGGTGATTGCTCCCCGGACCGACCGGCTGCCAGCATGGGCCTGTGCTTATGTTCCCGAGCTGGGTATGGCGAGGCGGTCCGGTCCGCAGGGCGGTGA
- a CDS encoding PRC-barrel domain containing protein: MGAEIWVYRETAGYVPGAQLTGYKVEASDGTVGKIDKHTEDVGRLYIVVDTGPWIFGGRVVLPAGLVTRIDAEKETVHVSCGKRELKDSPAFESGQHEDDITFITLVEQYYSNRDV, translated from the coding sequence ATGGGTGCCGAGATCTGGGTCTACCGCGAAACCGCGGGATATGTTCCCGGAGCGCAGCTCACCGGCTACAAGGTCGAGGCGTCCGACGGGACGGTCGGAAAGATCGACAAGCACACGGAGGACGTGGGCCGCTTGTACATCGTGGTCGACACAGGTCCCTGGATCTTCGGTGGGCGCGTCGTGCTGCCTGCGGGCCTTGTGACGAGAATCGACGCCGAGAAGGAGACGGTTCATGTCTCCTGCGGCAAGCGGGAGCTCAAGGACTCGCCCGCCTTCGAGAGCGGTCAGCACGAGGACGACATCACGTTCATCACGCTCGTCGAGCAGTACTACTCGAACCGCGACGTGTGA
- a CDS encoding MFS transporter codes for MPQTTTEQPAGAHRELRDIAARRTKGVVPVLAFAGITVAVMQTLLVPVIKDLPTLLNSTPANATWVMTATLLAGAVATPIMGRLGDLYGKRRMLLASLAVMVVGSLICGFTDDLVTMIAGRALQGFAMGAIPLGIGIMRDELPRERLGSAMALMSSSIGVGGGLALPAAALVAQHTDWHTLFFGAAALGVLSMLLTVFVVPETSLRAGGGFDLPGAIGLSAGLVSLLLPITKGSDWGWTSSTTLGLFGAAAVILGLWGMWELRSAAPLVDLRTTARREVLLTNLASIMIGVAFYAVSLVLPQLLQLPESTGYGLGRSMVVAGLCVAPLGLTMMFVAPLYARISAQRGPKVSLVLGMLVIAIGYGAGLGLMSAAWQTVVISVVLGAGIGLAYSSLPALIIGAVDPSETGAANGLNTLMRSIGTSVSSAVIGMVLAHTAVPMGSVLVPSMNGFRISFLIATGAVVIGLVLAAFLPSQKDAMRPRLRASSEDESGQEPESADGSAGFRGLVQDAGGAPVPGAKVTLIDGRGRQAGLTAADQDGRYTLAAPADGSYVLAGSATGYAPHACPVAYDGGGPTVETDLVLTANSPARRGAMSS; via the coding sequence ATGCCGCAGACCACAACCGAACAGCCCGCCGGGGCACACAGGGAGTTGCGGGACATAGCGGCGCGCAGAACCAAGGGCGTCGTCCCTGTCCTCGCGTTCGCGGGGATCACCGTCGCGGTGATGCAGACCCTGCTCGTACCGGTCATCAAGGACCTGCCGACGCTGCTGAACAGCACTCCGGCGAACGCGACATGGGTCATGACGGCAACACTGCTCGCCGGCGCCGTCGCCACCCCGATCATGGGGCGGCTCGGTGACCTGTACGGCAAGCGACGGATGCTGCTCGCGAGCCTCGCCGTGATGGTGGTCGGTTCACTCATCTGCGGATTCACCGACGACCTGGTGACGATGATCGCCGGCCGGGCTCTTCAGGGCTTCGCCATGGGTGCCATCCCGCTCGGCATCGGCATCATGCGTGACGAGTTGCCGCGCGAGCGGCTCGGCTCGGCGATGGCACTGATGAGTTCGTCGATCGGGGTGGGTGGCGGACTCGCACTCCCCGCCGCGGCATTGGTGGCCCAGCACACCGACTGGCACACGCTGTTCTTCGGCGCGGCCGCCCTCGGCGTGCTGTCGATGCTGCTCACCGTGTTCGTCGTACCCGAAACGTCGCTCCGTGCCGGGGGCGGCTTCGATCTGCCCGGAGCGATCGGACTGAGCGCCGGGCTCGTCTCTCTGCTGCTGCCGATCACCAAGGGCAGCGACTGGGGCTGGACTTCCTCCACCACGCTGGGACTGTTCGGCGCCGCCGCGGTCATTCTCGGACTGTGGGGCATGTGGGAGCTGAGGAGCGCCGCTCCGCTGGTGGACCTGCGGACCACCGCGCGGCGCGAGGTACTGCTGACCAACCTCGCCTCGATCATGATCGGAGTCGCCTTCTACGCCGTCTCGCTGGTCCTGCCCCAGCTGTTGCAGCTGCCGGAGTCGACCGGTTACGGCCTCGGCCGTTCGATGGTGGTGGCCGGCCTGTGCGTGGCGCCGCTCGGCCTGACGATGATGTTCGTCGCCCCGCTGTACGCACGGATATCCGCGCAGCGCGGCCCCAAGGTCTCGCTCGTGCTCGGCATGCTGGTCATCGCGATCGGCTACGGCGCCGGGCTCGGCCTGATGAGCGCGGCCTGGCAGACCGTGGTCATTTCCGTGGTGCTGGGGGCCGGTATCGGCCTCGCGTACTCGTCGCTGCCCGCTCTGATCATCGGGGCTGTCGATCCGTCGGAGACCGGCGCCGCCAACGGCCTGAACACGCTCATGCGTTCGATCGGCACCTCGGTGTCGAGCGCGGTCATCGGCATGGTCCTGGCACACACGGCGGTGCCGATGGGTTCGGTGCTCGTGCCCAGCATGAACGGCTTCCGTATCTCCTTCCTGATCGCCACCGGCGCCGTGGTCATCGGTCTCGTACTCGCCGCATTCCTGCCCTCGCAGAAGGACGCGATGCGGCCGCGGCTGCGGGCGAGCAGCGAGGACGAGAGCGGCCAGGAGCCGGAATCCGCGGACGGGTCCGCGGGGTTCCGGGGTCTGGTGCAGGATGCCGGAGGCGCTCCCGTACCGGGGGCGAAGGTGACGCTGATCGACGGGCGGGGCAGGCAGGCGGGACTGACCGCGGCGGACCAGGACGGCCGTTACACACTGGCCGCGCCGGCGGACGGCAGCTATGTGCTGGCCGGCTCGGCGACCGGTTACGCGCCGCACGCCTGTCCGGTCGCGTACGACGGGGGCGGACCGACGGTCGAGACGGATCTGGTCCTGACGGCGAACTCACCTGCGCGCCGGGGCGCGATGTCGTCGTAG
- a CDS encoding DUF6629 family protein gives MCWSATADLVGGTGIAAIGVACVVQAPRVRDLPLAALPLLLGTHQIVESAVWRSGGGTGPATVVWAIIALPLLPVWVPLGVLLAGDPVLRLLGLLAAAGAVASAVLWRLEFVSTWCALAAVASVVVLGWARRRPADRAPG, from the coding sequence ATGTGCTGGAGCGCGACTGCTGACCTCGTGGGCGGCACCGGCATTGCCGCGATCGGGGTGGCCTGTGTCGTACAGGCGCCGCGGGTCCGCGACCTGCCGCTCGCCGCACTGCCGTTGCTTCTCGGCACCCACCAGATCGTCGAGTCCGCCGTCTGGCGCTCCGGCGGCGGTACGGGCCCGGCGACCGTGGTCTGGGCGATCATCGCGCTGCCCCTGCTGCCGGTGTGGGTGCCGCTCGGGGTGCTGCTTGCCGGTGATCCGGTGCTGCGCCTGCTCGGTCTGCTGGCCGCGGCCGGGGCGGTGGCCAGCGCGGTGCTGTGGCGGCTGGAGTTCGTATCCACCTGGTGCGCGCTCGCCGCGGTGGCCTCTGTCGTCGTACTCGGCTGGGCGCGGCGGCGTCCGGCGGACCGGGCACCGGGCTGA
- a CDS encoding methylmalonyl-CoA mutase family protein: protein MTVLPEDGFSLAAEFPDATHEQWQALVAGVLRKAGKDIPDTAAEDVLSTALEDGLTTRPLYTARDGADRAGYPGFAPFTRGGRPEGGAVSGWDVRQRHERPDPVRTNEAVLADLENGVGSVWLAVGQAGVPVSGLGAALDGVYLDLAPVVLDAGAEFDAAAQELLRLYEERGIAPEAALGNLGADPLGHAARTGQYENIAELTAAATELGVLCHGKYPGLRAVTVDALPYHEAGASAAQELGCSLATGVTLLRDLTAAGLSVEAACGQLEFRYAATADQFLTIAKLRAARRVWARVAEACGADAAAGAQRQHAVTSPVMMTRRDPWVNMLRTTVASLAAGVGGADAVTVLPFDHALGLPDGFARRIARNTSTILLEESHVGRVIDPAGGSWYVEQLTDELAQAAWAWFQEIERAGGQEAALRGGLVAERLGATWESRKKNLAKRREPITGVSEYPLLAQAPVERDAAPAAPSGGLPKVRRDEAYETLRARSDGHLAATGARPRVFLAALGPAAAHTARASFAVNLFQAGGIEAVHDPVSVDADSAAEAFVRSGAAVACICSSDALYAEQAGPVAEALKSAGASRVYLAGRPGEQRETYERAGVDEFVVAGSDAVAVLTSVLDQIGVA from the coding sequence ATGACGGTCCTCCCCGAAGACGGGTTTTCGCTGGCCGCCGAATTCCCGGATGCAACCCACGAGCAGTGGCAGGCCCTGGTGGCCGGCGTGCTGCGCAAGGCTGGCAAGGACATCCCGGACACGGCGGCCGAGGACGTGCTGTCCACGGCACTCGAGGACGGGCTCACCACCCGTCCGCTGTACACCGCACGCGACGGCGCCGACCGCGCCGGGTATCCGGGCTTCGCGCCCTTCACCCGGGGCGGCAGGCCGGAAGGCGGAGCGGTCTCCGGCTGGGACGTACGCCAACGCCATGAACGGCCCGATCCGGTACGCACGAACGAAGCCGTGCTCGCGGACCTGGAGAACGGGGTCGGCTCGGTGTGGCTGGCCGTCGGCCAGGCCGGCGTGCCGGTCTCCGGGCTCGGCGCGGCTCTGGACGGCGTCTATCTCGACCTGGCTCCCGTCGTCCTCGATGCCGGAGCCGAATTCGACGCCGCCGCACAGGAGTTGCTGCGGCTGTACGAGGAGCGCGGGATTGCTCCCGAGGCCGCGCTCGGCAACCTCGGTGCCGATCCGCTGGGACACGCCGCACGCACCGGGCAGTACGAGAACATCGCCGAACTCACTGCGGCCGCGACCGAGCTCGGCGTGCTCTGCCATGGCAAGTACCCCGGACTGCGGGCCGTGACCGTCGACGCGCTGCCGTACCACGAGGCCGGCGCCTCGGCCGCTCAGGAGCTGGGCTGTTCGCTGGCCACCGGCGTCACGCTGCTGCGGGACCTCACCGCTGCCGGGCTGTCCGTGGAAGCGGCCTGCGGCCAGCTGGAGTTCCGGTACGCGGCCACCGCCGACCAGTTCCTGACGATCGCGAAACTGCGCGCCGCCCGCCGGGTGTGGGCCCGCGTCGCCGAGGCCTGCGGGGCCGATGCCGCCGCCGGGGCACAGCGCCAGCACGCGGTGACCTCTCCGGTGATGATGACCCGGCGCGACCCGTGGGTGAACATGCTGCGCACCACGGTCGCCTCGCTCGCCGCGGGCGTCGGCGGCGCCGACGCCGTGACCGTGCTGCCCTTCGACCACGCGCTCGGACTCCCGGACGGCTTCGCCCGCCGGATCGCCCGCAACACCTCGACGATCCTGCTCGAGGAGTCGCATGTGGGCCGGGTCATCGACCCGGCCGGCGGCTCCTGGTACGTGGAGCAGCTCACCGACGAACTCGCGCAGGCGGCCTGGGCCTGGTTCCAGGAGATCGAGCGCGCCGGTGGCCAGGAGGCCGCGCTGCGCGGCGGTCTGGTCGCCGAGCGGCTCGGCGCCACCTGGGAGAGCCGTAAGAAGAACCTGGCCAAGCGGCGCGAACCGATCACCGGTGTGAGCGAGTACCCGCTGCTGGCCCAGGCGCCCGTCGAGCGCGACGCCGCGCCCGCCGCGCCGTCCGGCGGTCTGCCGAAGGTACGCCGCGACGAGGCGTACGAAACGCTGCGGGCCCGTTCGGACGGGCACCTCGCCGCCACCGGCGCCCGGCCGCGGGTCTTCCTAGCGGCGCTGGGTCCGGCTGCCGCGCACACCGCGCGCGCTTCGTTCGCCGTCAACCTCTTCCAGGCGGGCGGCATCGAAGCGGTCCACGATCCGGTCTCCGTCGACGCGGACTCGGCCGCCGAGGCCTTCGTCCGCAGCGGCGCCGCGGTGGCGTGCATCTGCTCCAGCGATGCCCTGTACGCCGAGCAGGCCGGGCCGGTGGCAGAAGCGCTCAAGTCGGCCGGCGCGTCGCGGGTGTATCTCGCCGGCCGTCCGGGTGAGCAGCGTGAGACGTACGAACGGGCCGGGGTCGACGAGTTCGTCGTCGCGGGCAGCGACGCGGTCGCCGTCCTCACCTCCGTCCTCGACCAAATCGGAGTGGCGTGA
- the scpA gene encoding methylmalonyl-CoA mutase has protein sequence MGIPDFSGIELGPGDARGATEDQWRTAVKESTGKGDGDLVWDTPEGIPVKPLYTGGDLAGVDFLGTYPGIAPYLRGPYPTMYVNQPWTIRQYAGFSTAEESNAFYRRNLAAGQKGLSVAFDLPTHRGYDSDHPRVTGDVGMAGVAIDSIYDMRQLFDGIPLDRMSVSMTMNGAVLPVLALYIVAAEEQGVPPEKLAGTIQNDILKEFMVRNTYIYPPRPSMRIISDIFAYTSQKMPRYNSISISGYHIQEAGATADLELAYTLADGMEYLRAGIGAGLDVDAFAPRLSFFWAIGMNFFMEIAKLRAARLLWAKLVKTFEPQNAKSLSLRTHCQTSGWSLTAQDVFNNVTRTCVEAMAATQGHTQSLHTNALDEALALPTDFSARIARNTQLLLQQESGTSRVIDPWGGSAYIEKLTHDLARRAWQHIQEVEAAGGMAQAIDAGIPKLRVEEAAARTQARIDSGRQPVIGVNKYRVETDEQIDVHKVDNSSVRTQQIEKLRRLRAERDEAACQDALRALTASAEAGAGPGQGGGLEGNLLALAVNAARAMATVGEISDALEKVYGRHSGQIRTISGVYRNEAGTSPAVDATRTLVEDFEKAEGRRPRILVAKMGQDGHDRGQKVIATAFADLGFDVDVGPLFQTPEEVARQAVEADVHIVGVSSLAAGHLTLVPALREQLAAEGREDIMIVVGGVIPPQDVQTLREAGAAAVFPPGTVIPDAAKDLVRTLAASLGHEL, from the coding sequence ATGGGGATCCCGGACTTCTCAGGAATCGAGCTCGGGCCCGGCGACGCGCGCGGGGCCACCGAGGACCAGTGGCGTACGGCTGTCAAGGAGAGCACCGGCAAGGGCGACGGCGACCTGGTGTGGGACACCCCCGAGGGCATTCCCGTCAAACCGCTGTACACCGGAGGGGATCTGGCCGGCGTCGACTTCCTCGGCACGTACCCCGGTATCGCGCCGTATCTGCGCGGCCCGTACCCGACGATGTACGTCAACCAGCCGTGGACGATCCGTCAGTACGCCGGATTCTCCACCGCCGAAGAGTCCAACGCCTTCTACCGGCGCAACCTCGCCGCCGGGCAGAAGGGTCTGTCGGTCGCCTTCGACCTGCCGACCCACCGCGGTTACGACAGTGACCATCCGCGGGTCACGGGCGATGTCGGTATGGCCGGTGTGGCCATCGACTCGATCTACGACATGCGTCAGCTCTTCGACGGCATTCCGCTGGACCGGATGAGCGTGTCGATGACGATGAACGGCGCCGTGCTGCCCGTGCTGGCGCTGTACATCGTGGCCGCCGAGGAGCAGGGCGTACCGCCCGAGAAGCTGGCCGGGACCATCCAGAACGACATCCTCAAAGAGTTCATGGTCCGCAACACCTACATCTATCCGCCCCGGCCCTCGATGCGGATCATCTCGGACATCTTCGCCTACACCTCGCAGAAGATGCCCCGCTACAACTCCATCTCCATCTCCGGCTATCACATCCAGGAGGCCGGAGCCACGGCCGACCTGGAGCTGGCGTACACCCTCGCCGACGGTATGGAGTATCTGCGGGCGGGCATCGGCGCGGGACTCGACGTGGATGCCTTCGCCCCGCGGCTGTCGTTCTTCTGGGCGATCGGCATGAACTTCTTCATGGAGATCGCGAAGCTTCGGGCCGCGCGGCTGCTGTGGGCCAAGCTGGTGAAGACGTTCGAGCCGCAGAACGCCAAGTCGCTCTCGCTGCGCACCCATTGCCAGACCTCGGGCTGGTCGCTGACGGCCCAGGACGTCTTCAACAACGTCACCCGCACCTGCGTGGAGGCCATGGCCGCCACTCAGGGACATACGCAGTCGCTGCACACCAACGCCCTGGACGAGGCGCTGGCGCTCCCCACCGACTTCTCCGCGCGTATCGCCCGCAACACCCAGCTGCTGCTGCAGCAGGAGTCCGGGACGTCCCGGGTCATCGACCCCTGGGGCGGCAGCGCGTACATCGAGAAGCTGACACACGACCTCGCCCGCCGGGCCTGGCAGCACATCCAGGAGGTCGAGGCGGCCGGCGGCATGGCGCAGGCCATCGACGCCGGAATCCCCAAGCTGCGCGTCGAGGAGGCCGCGGCCCGTACACAGGCACGCATCGACTCCGGGCGTCAGCCCGTCATCGGCGTGAACAAGTACCGGGTCGAGACCGACGAGCAGATCGACGTGCACAAGGTCGACAACTCCTCGGTGCGCACGCAGCAGATCGAGAAGCTCCGGCGGCTGCGCGCCGAGCGGGACGAGGCCGCCTGCCAGGACGCGCTGCGCGCGCTGACCGCCTCCGCGGAGGCGGGCGCGGGCCCGGGCCAGGGCGGTGGCCTGGAGGGCAATCTGCTCGCGCTGGCGGTGAACGCGGCGCGGGCGATGGCGACCGTCGGTGAGATCTCCGACGCTCTGGAGAAGGTGTACGGACGGCACTCGGGCCAGATCCGTACGATCTCCGGTGTGTACCGAAACGAAGCCGGCACCTCCCCGGCGGTTGACGCCACCCGCACCCTGGTCGAGGACTTCGAGAAGGCGGAAGGCCGCCGGCCGCGCATCCTGGTCGCCAAGATGGGCCAGGACGGCCACGACCGCGGCCAGAAGGTGATCGCCACGGCCTTCGCCGACCTCGGCTTCGACGTGGATGTCGGCCCGCTGTTCCAGACGCCGGAAGAGGTGGCCCGTCAGGCGGTCGAGGCGGACGTGCACATCGTCGGTGTCTCCTCGCTGGCCGCCGGGCATCTCACGCTGGTGCCCGCGCTGCGGGAGCAACTGGCCGCCGAGGGACGGGAAGACATCATGATCGTCGTGGGCGGCGTGATTCCGCCCCAGGACGTCCAGACCCTTCGCGAGGCCGGAGCGGCAGCCGTCTTCCCGCCCGGCACGGTGATCCCGGACGCCGCCAAGGACCTGGTGAGGACGCTCGCCGCCTCGCTCGGCCACGAGTTGTGA
- the meaB gene encoding methylmalonyl Co-A mutase-associated GTPase MeaB gives MPPTIDIDTYVKGVRDGSRAYIARAITLVESTRADHRALAQQLLTELLPFSGTARRVGISGVPGVGKSTFIDALGTMLTGLGHRVAVLAVDPSSTRTGGSILGDKTRMERLAVDPAAFVRPSPTSGTLGGVAKATRETMIVTEAAGYDVVLVETVGVGQSETAVANMVDSFLLLSLARTGDQLQGIKKGVLELADVIAVNKADGPHERDARSAARELAGALRLMHSADAAWTPPVLSCSAREGTGLDTVWERLEQHRALLDSTGRLAAKRRDQQIDWAWTMVHDELRDRLRNHPEVRTLAPGLEQQVRDGELTATLAAERILDAFQRPQQR, from the coding sequence ATGCCTCCCACGATCGACATCGACACCTATGTCAAGGGCGTACGTGACGGGTCGCGGGCGTACATCGCCCGCGCCATCACTCTCGTCGAGTCCACCCGGGCCGATCACCGTGCTCTCGCCCAGCAGCTGCTGACGGAGCTGCTGCCGTTCTCCGGGACGGCACGGCGGGTGGGGATCAGCGGCGTTCCCGGTGTGGGCAAATCCACCTTCATCGACGCGCTCGGCACGATGCTCACAGGCCTCGGCCACCGGGTCGCGGTGCTTGCCGTCGACCCGTCATCGACCCGTACCGGCGGCTCCATCCTGGGCGACAAGACCCGGATGGAGAGGCTCGCGGTGGATCCGGCGGCGTTCGTACGACCCTCCCCCACCTCGGGCACGCTGGGCGGGGTGGCCAAGGCGACGCGCGAAACCATGATCGTGACGGAGGCCGCGGGCTACGACGTGGTGCTCGTGGAGACCGTCGGCGTCGGCCAGTCGGAGACCGCCGTGGCCAACATGGTGGACTCCTTCCTGCTGCTCTCCCTCGCCCGTACCGGAGACCAGCTCCAGGGCATCAAGAAGGGTGTGCTGGAGCTGGCCGACGTGATCGCGGTCAACAAGGCGGACGGTCCGCACGAGCGCGATGCCCGCTCCGCCGCGCGTGAACTCGCCGGTGCGCTGCGGCTGATGCACTCCGCCGACGCCGCGTGGACTCCACCGGTCCTTTCCTGCAGTGCCCGCGAGGGCACCGGTCTCGACACGGTCTGGGAGCGGCTGGAGCAGCACCGGGCGCTGCTGGACTCGACCGGCAGGCTCGCGGCCAAGCGCCGCGACCAGCAGATCGACTGGGCCTGGACGATGGTCCACGACGAGCTGCGGGACCGGCTGCGCAACCATCCCGAGGTGCGCACGCTCGCTCCCGGCCTCGAACAGCAGGTACGGGACGGGGAGTTGACGGCAACGCTCGCCGCCGAACGGATCCTCGACGCCTTTCAGCGCCCGCAGCAGCGGTAG